One stretch of Eupeodes corollae chromosome 2, idEupCoro1.1, whole genome shotgun sequence DNA includes these proteins:
- the LOC129948582 gene encoding formin-J, whose translation MTLPRMDSRIGLDYIVENREYVSKLGAALDTNNSTVKKQVFELLSALCAYNSEGYSRAIETLEFYKNLKNERYRFKIVINELEKATNVEYQVALLAFINCVIISAANLQDRIRIRNEFIGLKVLPLLNNLRKVAQSVGDIPVQLDVFDEQRECDEAQSLQDPNGINLNSHLDVFSAILGQVADTPQEMPFLSILQHLLRIEPKESISDIIWETTEKLVHRATLLENYEDSVRLMRSPSVQKITCPHCRGEATSPSRKQSSAPLTPNSFQETPSSTALSLSNTSSQSPSSRSDGVAPPPPLPPPLPPKMPPLGGAVPVPPTPPPPPGRIPIPGAPAPPPPDPNILSNNSTNGQSKSVMLPQQKTPAPKTKMKTLNWNIIPLTKLLGKINIWTAPVRNNKELDWSTLEENFCQQLTSAQGSPNLGRDSGTDTLDRKSKKENTEITLLDGRRSLKVNIFLRQFRKTNESIIELIKNGEHMDIGAEKLRGLLKILPELDEFEILKSFNGDKNRLGNAEKFLLQLLEVPNYKLRIESMLIKEEFKENFVYLEDYINSMIAAGKALMNNEMLQEVLYLIVLAGNFLNSGGYAGNAAGVKLSSLQKITDIRANKPGVNLMHFVAMETEKRNPKLLSFPDTLTKLENTVHTTLEQITSEIKTLDTRVQKIKRQIELPTTNVDIKEQMTEFLEAAENDVSKLQSGMKQVEAVRLKLAEYFCEDPTSFKLEECYKIFQNLAESFKHAVQENAKRRRQEEQATLRRKQREEQAARKVMANLCGTPNSDPDKPLLIDTLFDPLRSSPALTRRRMGSFNTGIDCNAFRDDGISPDITPNGSLRRRKSRVFDENDELMTFLIKGSGQDNGSRERKASAYGSLDRSWARSARSGSASRKRPELLNIDYGTDRERANSPSPMTEVKPPLVATSVERKPRISRESIQNVETWLQSNVNDEKLNDEYNKRKRQLTNNGRRSLENDPESERNKLDPLPEEKISVNTPTGEAYKRDWKPSRTIEKTDIAGTIQAIDDINNTRDKSTWRKSNLNVSNSSEEVEIRDNATRINSEKEDRKSLIQILGDLPATDHLRIYARRQSQVNESESKCKVATPNCSDSKQLPPLILDIKNDPSIYKSQSSIESPAINRFSTIRDRHDDKYSRKEIDSDNIETPPVVRRSTQSSSLRRPHYAPTVVTVNSTTECDGSDINASVDQLADNEPIGHFDRFSAARRTCRYKRPTDYSSGTEDLSPPIADKTKNQSNSNETETKKNEDSQTKKPVICERTIAKLERVGRHISSINQEDVREAIRNLKSPIGEPERIWSPPREIIATEKPAPTTIIKVSSNSHELNDEGFEETQSLVSDTPSHGKDSTSSCNDVNEAVTKQSTRSKDRTNKNSVTIANKTNTNSHNPSREPAVSKTRINPQKHQFQNILERNKRSMDRARVLRANPTNTLTLPSNTASAATAAVRRANSLRKSDTSSNNSSPKKDVERSSSRASLRSSRSSLNSGTSTNTVRRIPVKPLLTNSVESSPSKRPLAIPSSSRNSKISASRSSSSGSSIGATIRKPSSTRASSSNLGSSVHRDNQSASTTPSSGKSSSGRNAVLVKASVTNISSSTPSLINRQRSPTRPANSGTARLSGFMRPTTSSATKRLQGDNRGSSNSRS comes from the exons GTCTGAAAGTGCTGCCACTCCTTAACAATTTAAg aaaagtcGCTCAGAGTGTGGGCGATATCCCTGTACAATTGGACGTATTTGACGAGCAACGAGAATGCGACGAGGCTCAAAGTCTACAGGATCCGAATGGAATAAATTTAAACTCCCATCTTGATGTTTTCTCTGCCATTTTAGGACAG gtAGCTGACACACCCCAAGAGATGCCATTTCTCAGCATACTGCAGCATTTGCTTCGAATAGAGCCCAAAGAATCGATAAGTGATATTATTTGGGAAACAACCGAAAAATTAGTGCATCGAGCAACCCTTCTCGAAAACTATGAAGACTCTGTGCGGCTTATGCGTTCACCGAGTGTACAAAAAATCACATGCCCACATTGTCGTGGCGAAGCAACAAGTCCAAGTAGAAAGCAATCTTCAGCACCACTTACGCCGAATAGTTTTCAGGAGACTCCATCATCAACGGCACTATCTCTCTCAAATACATCATCACAGTCCCCGAGCAGTCGTAGTGATGGTGTGGCACCTCCTCCACCACTACCGCCACCACTTCCGCCGAAAATGCCCCCACTTGGCGGTGCAGTCCCAGTTCCCCCAACGCCGCCACCTCCACCCGGGCGCATTCCCATACCAGGAGCACCTGCCCCACCGCCACCTGATCCAAATATTCTGTCGAATAACTCTACAAATGGCCAATCAAAGTCTGTGATGTTGCCGCAACAGAAAACGCCTGCCCCaaagacaaaaatgaaaacattaaattggAACATAATTCCACTTACGAAACTTTtgggtaaaataaatatttggacCGCTCCGGTTCGTAACAACAAAGAACTCGATTGGTCGACACTGGAAGAAAACTTTTGCCAACAATTAACCAGTGCCCAGGGTTCACCGAATTTGGGCAGGGATTCGGGCACAGATACATTGGATCGaaagtcaaaaaaagaaaacactgaG ATAACGCTGCTAGATGGAAGAAGAAGTCTCAAAGTCAATATATTCCTAAGGCAATTTAGAAA aacaaatgaGAGCATAATTGAGCTTATCAAAAATGGTGAACACATGGACATTGGAGCTGAAAAGCTACGTGGTCTTCTAAAGATTCTCCCAGAGTtagatgaatttgaaattcttaaatCATTTAATGGTGATAAAAATCGACTAGGAAATGCAGAGAAATTCCTTTTGCAACTGCTCGAAGTACCAAA CTATAAACTTCGGATAGAAAGTATGCTCATCAAAGAGGAATTCAAGGAAAATTTCGTTTATTTAGAAGACTACATAAACTCAATGATCGCTGCTGGAAAAG CTTTAATGAACAACGAAATGCTGCAAGAAGTTCTCTATTTGATTGTTTTAGCTGGTAATTTTCTTAATTCAGGGGGATATGCTGGTAATGCAGCTGGAGTGAAATTGTCATCGTTGCAAAAGATCACAGACATTCGGGCAAATAAACCTGGTGTAAATCTCATGCATTTCGTTGCTATGGAAACGGAAAAACGAAATCCGAAGCTTTTGAGCTTCCCCGATACGCTAACGAAGCTAGAGAACACAGTCCA CACAACTTTAGAGCAAATTACCTCAGAGATTAAAACATTGGACACTCGAGTACAGAAAATCAAACGACAAATTGAGTTGCCAACAACAAATGTTGATATCAAAGAACAAATGACAGAGTTCTTAGAGGCCGCTGAAAATGATGTTTCTAaattgcaaagtggcatgaagCAAGTTGAAGCTGTTAGATTAAAACTAGCCGAATATTTCTGTGAAGATCCTACATCATTCAAATTGGAAGAGTGCTACAAGATTTTCCAAAATCTCGCCGAATCTTTCAAACATGCTGTGCAAGAAAACGCTAAACGAAGACGGCAAGAGGAACAAGCTACATTGCGAAGAAAGCAGAGAGAAGAACAAGCTGCAAGGAAAGTTATGG CAAATCTTTGTGGAACACCTAATTCTGATCCAGATAAACCCCTACTGATCGATACGCTCTTTGATCCACTTCGATCAAGTCCAGCACTTACCCGACGAAGAATGGGATCATTTAACACCGGTATTGATTGTAACGCATTCCGGGACGATGGAATCTCTCCTGATATAACACCAAATGGCAGTCTACGTAGACGAAAGAGCCGAGTTTTCGATGAAAATGATGAATTAATGACATTCTTAATAAAGGGTTCTGGACAAGATAATGGTAGTCGAGAAAGAAAAGCCTCCGCTTACGGAAGTTTGG ATCGTTCATGGGCGAGGAGTGCGAGATCTGGAAGTGCAAGTAGAAAACGTCCGGAACTTTTGAACATAGATTACGGCACCGACCGCGAAAGAGCCAATTCACCATCACCAATGACCGAGGTAAAACCACCCCTTGTTGCTACAAGTGTTGAAAGAAAGCCAAG AATATCACGCGAAAgtatacaaaatgttgaaacATGGTTACAATCAAATGTAAATGATGAAAAACTAAATGATGAATATAACAAACGGAAACGGCAACTTACCAATAATGGCCGACGATCGCTTGAAAACGATCCAG AAAGCGAGAGAAACAAGTTGGATCCGTTGCCAGAGGAGAAGATCTCAGTTAATACTCCCACTGGGGAAGCATATAAGAGGGATTGGAAGCCGTCCAGAACGATAGAGAAAACTGATATTGCCGGAACAATTCAGGCTATAGATG ATATAAACAACACTCGCGACAAGTCAACATGGCGAAAATCAAATCTTAACGTTTCGAACAGCTCCGAAGAGGTTGAAATCAGAGACAATGCAACTCGTATAAATAGCGAAAAAGAAGATCGCAAGTCTTTGATACAAATTCTAGGAGATCTCCCAGCAACAGATCACCTCCGCATTTATGCGCGCCGTCAATCTCAAGTGAACGAAAGCGAAAGCAAATGTAAAGTAGCTACACCAAATTGCAGTGATTCCAAGCAACTGCCACCATTGATCCTGGATATTAAAAATGACCCGTCCATTTACAAAAGCCAATCAAGTATTGAAAGTCCAGCGATCAATAGATTCAGCACTATTCGTGACCGGCACGATGACAAATATAGCCGCAAGGAAATTGATTCAGACAACATCGAAACACCACCAGTGGTGAGACGAAGTACACAAAGTTCGTCTTTGCGGAGGCCTCATTATGCTCCAACTGTTGTTACGGTCAATTCGACAACAGAATGCGATGGAAGTGATATTAATGCCAGTGTAGACCAATTAGCTGATAATGAACCCATTGGTCATTTTGATAGATTCTCAGCTGCAAGGAGGACTTGTCGTTACAAAAGGCCTACGGATTACAGTAGCGGAACGGAAGACTTAAGTCCGCCAATTGCTGATAAAACCAAGAACCAAAGCAATTCGAATGAAACAGAAACCAAGAAGAACGAAGATTCACAGACGAAAAAACCTGTGATTTGTGAAAGAACTATTGCCAAGTTAGAGAGGGTTGGTCGCCACATAAGTTCGATAAATCAAGAGGATGTGCGTGAAGCTATTCGAAACCTTAAGTCACCAATTGGCGAGCCCGAACGAATCTGGAGTCCCCCCAGGGAAATCATAGCTACTGAAAAACCTGCCCCCACAACCATCATCAAGGTTTCTTCCAACAGTCATGAATTGAACGACGAAGGATTCGAAGAAACCCAAAGTCTAGTCTCCGATACACCATCACACGGGAAAGATAGCACTTCATCGTGTAACGACGTCAATGAAGCTGTCACAAAGCAGTCAACCCGGTCTAAAGACCGCACCAATAAAAATTCAGTCACAATTgctaacaaaacaaacacaaacagCCATAACCCTAGTCGTGAACCTGCCGTCTCAAAGACAAGAATCAATCCCCAAAAACAccagtttcaaaatattttagaaagaaATAAACGAAGCATGGACAGAGCTCGTGTGTTAAGGGCAAACCCCACAAACACTCTCACCCTGCCATCAAATACCGCTTCGGCTGCAACCGCGGCAGTACGTCGCGCTAATTCCCTGAGAAAAAGTGATACATCTTCAAATAATTCATCCCCAAAGAAAGACGTAGAACGAAGTAGCTCAAGAGCTAGCTTGCGTAGTTCGCGATCTTCTTTGAATAGTGGCACTTCAACTAATACCGTTAGACGTATACCAGTTAAACCACTTCTAACGAACTCTGTTGAATCATCGCCGAGTAAAAGGCCACTTGCAATCCCCAGTTCATCCCGTAATTCAAAAATATCGGCCAGTCGCAGTAGTTCAAGTGGATCAAGTATTGGTGCAACTATTCGAAAGCCTTCTTCAACTAGAGCGAGTTCATCGAACTTGGGAAGTAGTGTTCACAGGGATAATCAGTCAGCCTCGACCACACCGTCGTCGGGAAAAAGTTCTTCGGGCCGCAATGCAGTGCTAGTTAAAGCGTCAGTAACAAATATAAGCAGTAGTACACCATCATTGATCAATAGGCAAAGAAGTCCCACTAGGCCAGCAAATAGTGGTACAGCTCGTCTGAGTGGATTTATGCGACCTACAACATCAAGTGCAACAAAACGCCTACAGGGTGACAATAGGGGCAGCAGTAATTCAAGGTCTTAA
- the LOC129948583 gene encoding protein male-specific lethal-3 has protein sequence MVSTRGPKHKFTEGEKVLCYEPDPTKAKVLYDSKVLGTYETKDKRGRKLTQYKIHFQGWSSSWDRKVNSDFVLKDTEENRQLQKDLAEKAQLQLGAYLYRKERKKRARKEDESDSSPKTRHRGSSEDNFSSSSTLEKHEGDFLMRDECETESCSSSVESFHDDERVLLKVSERLKQYLEYDYEMTVRHGKLHILPARIPVLGILENFVKQSAVKLVFSASQNESSRRRNTNLRPDKKEREFEKIVNTVSILKEVADGLRIYFDFTLADNLLYKEEKEYAISLLSEENLKNFSYVPSPGLSPDFLSPKPDYDSPAPVESSESQPSLEAATISSEDPQKRKLRSHRSEDCDALLENCLSSIASTSSGGSTPLQATAATSSLNYIKSLQPMALSIPPPAKDFLQKVLSWQILPSNADPAPSMIFGATHLARLIVKLPEFLNATTIAEEKLKLLLQHLDSFVHYLESRKEWFGEHNYFKDPKVETEKSSDEQPKLDEPPTTKT, from the exons ATGGTGTCAACCAGAGGCCCAAAGCATAAATTCACCGAAGGCGAAAAAGTTTTATGCTACGAACCAGATCCAACAAAAGCAAAAGTTCTTTACGACTCAAAG GTATTGGGTACGTACGAAACAAAAGACAAGCGTGGCAGGAAGCTCACCCAATATAAAATCCACTTTCAAGGATGGAGTTCGTCTTGGGATCGAAAAGTGAATTCTGATTTTGTTCTCAAGGACACCGAAGAAAATCGCCAACTGCAAAAAGATTTGGCCGAGAAGGCCCAATTACAATT AGGTGCATATTTGTATAGAAAAGAGCGCAAAAAGCGTGCACGCAAAGAAGACGAATCAGACAGCTCGCCGAAAACCCGTCACCGTGGCTCGTCCGAGGATAATTTTAGTTCCAGTAGCACATTGGAAAAACATGAAGGTGATTTTCTAATGAGGGACG AGTGTGAAACAGAATCTTGCAGTAGTTCCGTCGAGAGCTTCCATGACGATGAGCGTGTACTGCTTAAAGTGAGTGAGCGGCTGAAGCAATATCTAGAGTATGATTATGAAATGACTGTGCGTCATGGCAAACTACACATTTTGCCTGCCCGTATTCCGGTGTTGGGCATTTTGGAAAACTTTGTTAAGCAGAGTGCTGTTAAGCTCGTGTTTTCGGCATCACAGAATGAATCCTCAAGGAGACGCAACACTAATTTGCGACCGGACAAAAAAGAACGAGAGTTCGAGAAGATTGTTAATAC AGTTTCTATCTTAAAAGAAGTTGCCGATGGGTTACgtatttattttgactttaCATTGGCTGACAATCTActttataaagaagaaaaagaatatgCAATTTCGTTGCTTTCGGAAGAAAATCTTAAGAATTTTTCTTACGTTCCCTCCCCTGGACTTTCGCCAGATTTTCTATCACCTAAACCAGATTATGATTCACCTGCACCAGTTGAAAGTTCTGAGTCACAACCATCCTTGGAAGCAGCAACCATTTCATCAGAGGatccacaaaaaagaaaactacgaTCCCATCGTAGTGAAGATTGTGATGCGCTGCTAGAAAATTGCTTATCAAG CATTGCAAGTACGAGTTCAGGAGGTTCTACTCCACTTCAAGCGACTGCTGCTACGTCCAGTTTGAATTACATTAAATCTTTGCAACCGATGGCCCTGAGTATACCACCACCAGCGAAAGATTTTCTGCAAAAAGTGCTTTCTTGGCAAATTTTACCTTCAAATGCTGATCCGGCTCCTTCAATGATTTTCGGAGCAACACATTTAGCTCGACTTATTG TTAAACTACCTGAATTTCTAAATGCAACAACTATAGCTgaggaaaaacttaaattattattacaacACTTGGATTCCTTTGTTCA CTATTTGGAATCCCGTAAAGAATGGTTTGGAGAGCACAACTACTTCAAGGATCCAAAGGTTGAAACTGAGAAATCTTCCGATGAACAACCAAAGCTTGATGAACCTCCAACTACAAAaacctaa